The sequence TCATCGAACATAAGCAAGAGCACGGTCTTGCTCCAGACTTGCGGATTGGCCGTCAATGCCTTGAGTACCCTTGCGGTGTAATCGGCGCCTTGTGCCGGGCTGGAAGGGCTGGGATGCTCCGAACCAGTCTTGGTCGCGCATATCCAGCTGACCTGCGGCAGACGGTCTGCGCGCACGTCGTCTTCAAGACTGGCCAAGTCGTGAGTGCTAAGGGCTTGCTGCCGCAGTGCGTCCTCCGAACCCGCCAAATGGTGATAGGCGTCCCGATAGGTCTTGAATCCCGCCATCGGATTCAGCGAGTAGTTGTCGTTCATGTCCTGGTAGATACGCCACCGGATACCCGCGCGTTGCAGCCGCTCGGGGTAGCTCGTCCAGGTGTAGGCACGAGCGGGATCCCCGCCACTGAGCGTGTTGTAGGTGTTGCCCAAGGCCGGGCCGTTGCCGCGCCCCAGGCCGTCATTGCTGCCCGTCCAGGCAAACAGGCGGTTGGTATTGGTGCCGCCTGTGAAAGAACAGTGATAGGCGTCACAAACGGTAAAGGCCTGGGCCAGTGCGAACTGAAAGGGCAGATCCCCCTGAGCGAAGTACGCCATGGAGTGGTTTTGCTTGAAAACCGGCCACCGATGCATGCGGCCCATGTCCCAGGCGTCCTGGGCATTGGACCAGGTGTGCGGTGTGCCTTTAACGCGCATGAGCTCGAACATGCGTGCGGTGTCGAGGTGGAAGGGCCGCAGGATGCGCGGCGTGCCCTCGTCGTTGATCTGGTTCCAAACGGTCGCGTTGTGGCGACCGTGGCGGTCGGGCACGGGGATGGGGAACCGATCGCCGAATCCGCGCACGCCGGCCAGCGTGCCGAAATAGTGGTCGAACGACCGGTTCTCCTGCATGAAAACGACGATATGCTCGATATCCTCGATCGTGCCGGTGCGCCGTTGCGGTTCGATGGCCAAGGCCTGGCGAATGATGCTGGGCAGCACACCCATCGCCACGCCGGCTTTGGCCGTGCTGCGCAGAAACTCGCGTCGGTTCTTCATCGTCCCCGTCTCTCGTCGTCAACCGGCGCACACACGCAGTATGCCGCCTGGCAGCCAGCATACTGCGTCCGGACAGCCTACTGGGGAAGCAGGTCTGTCCCGCCGCAGGCGGCCACCGTCTGCGCCACCTGCCAACCGGGTTCAGGTCTGGCTTTCGGCGTAGTTCATGTAAAGACGATGCGCGCGCTGAGCCAGCGGACCGTAGGGAAGCTCGCGGTCTTCGACGCGGTTGACATGAACAACCTTGCCGTAATTGCCGGTGGAAAACACTTCATCGGCCTGTTCGATATCGGCGCGGGTGAGGCTGCGCTCCTGGACTTGGACGCCGTCGGTGCGCAGCAGCGCCAATACGCGTTGGCGCGTGATTCCGTTGAGGAAGGTGCCATTGGGTACCGGAGTGGCGACGATGCCGTCCTTGGCGATCCAAATATTGCTCGACGCAAATTCGGCCACGTTGCCGTCGCCGTCGCACATGATGGCGTTGTCGAAACCGCGCGAGGCTGCCTCGGCAATGGCACGCTGTCCGTTGGGATACAGGCAGGAGGCCTTGGCATCGGTGGGCGCCATGTTGGGCCAGGAGCGCACGAAGGGCGAAAAGCCCGCCGAAAAGCCCTGAGTGCCAGGCATGGGCACTTTGAAGACGTGCAGCACGAATTGTGTTTTCTCGGCATCCGGCAGCAAGAAGCCGTCAGCGCAATAGAACATCGGCTTGATATACAGTTCGGCGCCAGCCGGAAAGCGGGCGATGGCTTCGCGGCAAAGCGTTTCGATTTCAGCGGCGCTCAGTTTGGGCTTCATCAGCATGCGTTCGGCCGAACGGACCACGCGCTGGCAATGCAAATCCAGATCGGGCGTCAGGCCGCGAAAGGCACGCGCGCCGTCAAATACCATGCTGGCCATCCAGAAGGCGTGGTCGGCCGGGCCGAGCAGCTTGGGGTTGTCGGTCAACCACTGGCCGTTGTACCAGAAAAGGGCATCCATCTTGACTCTATCCTTGGAATCTCGTGCGCCCGCAGGCGCCAAGCTGCCAAGCATACCGGGGAACGGTTCGCACGTCGCGGGCGAGGCCAGGATGCACAAGGTCCGCCGCCAGGCTGGCAGGCGACGGGCGCGCGGAGGGCTTCCGGGGCTCAGGCGCGCGCGCTGCGACGGCGTTGCAGCCAGGCGCTGAACTCACCTACCAGTCCGCGGCGGAAGGTCATGACGCAGATCACGAAGATCAGGCCGATCACGATGGTGACGGACTCGCCCAGACGCAAGAACCAATCCGCGCCTGTCAGGTTGGCCATGAACTGGCCAAAGTCCCCGACTTTGTTCTCCAGCAGCACGATAACGAAGGCGCCAATGATGGGGCCGGTGAGAGTGCCCAATCCTCCGATGAGGGTCATGAGGATGACCAGCCCGGACATCTGCCAGGTGGCGTCGGACAGCGTGGCGGATACGAACACCAGGGTCTTGGTGGCCCCCGCCAGCCCAGCGATGGCTGCCGACAGCACGAAGGCCAGCAATTTGAACCGGTCGGTGTCGTAACCCAGGGAAATGGCGCGTGGCTCGTTCTCGCGCAGACCTTTGAGCACCTGTCCGAAGGGCGAGTGCACCGTGCGCCAGATGATGAAGTAGCCAATGGCGAATATTGCCATCACGACATAGTAAAGATTGATGTCCTGAGACAGGTCCAGCAGGCCGAGGAACTTGCCGCGCGGCACACCTTGCAGGCCGTCCTCTCCACCGGTGAACTTGGCTTGCAGAAAGAAGAAGAACACCATTTGCGCCAAGGCCAGTGTGATCATGGCGAAGTAAATGCCGCTGCGTCGGATGGCAATCGCGCCCATGACCAGGCCCAGAAGCGCGGCGATCAGCACGCCGAACAGCAGGCCCAGTTCTGTGGGCTAGCTGTGAACTGTCAATAGGTTGTATTCGTCCAGGTTGAGTCTGGAGATGGGTACAGCGCGCCCGATGCCTTGGTGGGGTCGATGCCAGTTGTAGTGGTGTAGCCAGGATTTCATGGCATCGGCTCGGTGTTGGGAGTTCTGGTAGGTGTGAGCGTAAGCCCACTCACGCAAGGCCGACTGGATGAAGCGTTCGGCCTTGCCATTGGTCTGTGGGCGGTAAGGTCGGGTAAAGCGGTGCTTGATGCCCAGCTCATGGCACAGCGCGGCGAAGGCGCGGCTGCGAAAGGCCGAGCCATTGTCGGTGAGCAAGCGCTGGATGGTCACGCCCAGGCGCTGGTAGTAGGCCACTGCGTCCTTGAGGAACTGGACGGCGCTGGGGAAGCGCTCGTCGGGGTGGATGTCGGTGAAGGCCACGCGGGCGTGGTCATCGATGGCCACGAAGACGAAGTCCCAGCCGGCCCCTCAACGGTATCGCGTCGGTTGCCCGTGACCCGGTGGCCAGGGCGCTGGATACGTCCCAGCTTCTTGATGTCGATGTGCAGCAGATCGCCGGGGG comes from Bordetella holmesii ATCC 51541 and encodes:
- a CDS encoding branched-chain amino acid transport system / permease component family protein; its protein translation is MLIAALLGLVMGAIAIRRSGIYFAMITLALAQMVFFFFLQAKFTGGEDGLQGVPRGKFLGLLDLSQDINLYYVVMAIFAIGYFIIWRTVHSPFGQVLKGLRENEPRAISLGYDTDRFKLLAFVLSAAIAGLAGATKTLVFVSATLSDATWQMSGLVILMTLIGGLGTLTGPIIGAFVIVLLENKVGDFGQFMANLTGADWFLRLGESVTIVIGLIFVICVMTFRRGLVGEFSAWLQRRRSARA
- a CDS encoding integrase core domain protein is translated as MAYYQRLGVTIQRLLTDNGSAFRSRAFAALCHELGIKHRFTRPYRPQTNGKAERFIQSALREWAYAHTYQNSQHRADAMKSWLHHYNWHRPHQGIGRAVPISRLNLDEYNLLTVHS
- a CDS encoding phosphoesterase family protein (overlaps another CDS with the same product name) yields the protein MKNRREFLRSTAKAGVAMGVLPSIIRQALAIEPQRRTGTIEDIEHIVVFMQENRSFDHYFGTLAGVRGFGDRFPIPVPDRHGRHNATVWNQINDEGTPRILRPFHLDTARMFELMRVKGTPHTWSNAQDAWDMGRMHRWPVFKQNHSMAYFAQGDLPFQFALAQAFTVCDAYHCSFTGGTNTNRLFAWTGSNDGLGRGNGPALGNTYNTLSGGDPARAYTWTSYPERLQRAGIRWRIYQDMNDNYSLNPMAGFKTYRDAYHHLAGSEDALRQQALSTHDLASLEDDVRADRLPQVSWICATKTGSEHPSPSSPAQGADYTARVLKALTANPQVWSKTVLLLMFDENDGFFDHMPPPAPPSRHDGPHTCSGQALPPWILPASITRSSPV
- a CDS encoding aminotransferase class IV family protein — encoded protein: MDALFWYNGQWLTDNPKLLGPADHAFWMASMVFDGARAFRGLTPDLDLHCQRVVRSAERMLMKPKLSAAEIETLCREAIARFPAGAELYIKPMFYCADGFLLPDAEKTQFVLHVFKVPMPGTQGFSAGFSPFVRSWPNMAPTDAKASCLYPNGQRAIAEAASRGFDNAIMCDGDGNVAEFASSNIWIAKDGIVATPVPNGTFLNGITRQRVLALLRTDGVQVQERSLTRADIEQADEVFSTGNYGKVVHVNRVEDRELPYGPLAQRAHRLYMNYAESQT